In Nitrospirota bacterium, the following proteins share a genomic window:
- a CDS encoding transposase, which produces MPRIARAVAVNYPHHITQRGNYRQSVFEHRDDFVRYLYWLKIYTEKYSVKIWAYCLMNNHVHFIAVPMKPDSLAKTFNTLHMRYSQHINMRNKTTGHLWQGRFFSCALDERHLYAGVRYVENNPVRALITKQAEEYQWSSALSHIKKISDSFLSEGCYLTDEIKDWSKYLREKEEASLIKDIRKNTKTGRPCGDDKFLLKVEDITGRRLAPLPWGRPRKQENK; this is translated from the coding sequence TTAATTATCCACACCATATCACCCAACGCGGTAATTACCGTCAATCTGTTTTTGAGCACAGGGATGATTTTGTGCGGTATTTGTACTGGCTCAAAATTTATACTGAAAAATACTCAGTAAAAATCTGGGCATATTGCCTCATGAATAATCATGTGCATTTCATAGCAGTGCCAATGAAGCCGGATTCTCTTGCAAAGACATTCAATACCCTCCATATGAGATATTCTCAGCATATCAATATGAGAAATAAAACAACCGGTCATCTCTGGCAGGGGCGCTTTTTTTCATGCGCGCTTGATGAAAGACATCTTTATGCAGGCGTACGGTATGTTGAAAATAATCCCGTCAGGGCTCTAATTACAAAACAGGCAGAGGAATATCAGTGGTCCAGCGCACTTAGTCACATAAAAAAGATTTCTGATTCGTTCCTCTCTGAGGGCTGTTATCTTACCGATGAAATTAAAGACTGGTCAAAGTATTTAAGAGAGAAGGAAGAAGCATCTTTAATTAAGGATATTCGGAAGAATACTAAAACTGGCCGCCCATGCGGAGACGATAAATTTTTACTAAAGGTAGAAGACATAACAGGGAGGCGTTTAGCTCCACTACCTTGGGGAAGGCCCCGGAAGCAGGAAAATAAATAG